From the genome of Pseudomonas sp. TMP9, one region includes:
- a CDS encoding amidohydrolase family protein, with protein MHALRISFALILGLTAQCAQAREYRYSDAHLHYVDFFQESAGMTELFEQMAAGNIEHVMLSGIPVAKKWHEDEPKRPRYYAGDDADAYWYSATDVLVAHAYKQVPAEQRKRLHPFLSGFNPNDKNADAHIRRMLELDPGLWQGIGEVFTRHDDLTALINGDTPRANNEALARVFHLAAEYDLPVMLHSNITSKRERNPLYLQEIEDPLRNHPHVRFIWAHAGTSMEIHRHQQKLKFLLPTLQRMIEQYPNLYIDLSWTLLQPYLLDAEGKPDPAWVKLVSSYPARFMLGSDVVGRFNGLAENMTGFKPFLDALPEDVAQQVARDNFLAVLPRKVQAELAE; from the coding sequence TTGCATGCCCTACGAATCAGTTTCGCCTTGATCCTAGGCCTCACCGCTCAGTGCGCCCAGGCCCGGGAGTATCGTTACAGCGATGCCCACCTGCACTACGTCGATTTCTTTCAGGAAAGCGCCGGCATGACCGAGCTGTTTGAGCAAATGGCCGCCGGTAACATCGAGCATGTGATGCTCTCTGGTATTCCGGTGGCGAAGAAGTGGCATGAAGATGAGCCCAAGCGGCCACGTTACTACGCCGGCGACGATGCTGACGCCTATTGGTACAGCGCCACTGATGTGCTGGTGGCACATGCTTACAAGCAAGTGCCAGCCGAGCAGCGCAAGCGACTGCACCCGTTTTTATCAGGCTTTAACCCGAATGATAAGAATGCCGACGCGCACATCCGTCGCATGCTCGAACTTGACCCCGGGCTTTGGCAGGGCATAGGTGAGGTATTTACCCGCCACGATGACCTCACCGCGCTCATCAATGGCGATACCCCGCGTGCCAATAACGAGGCACTGGCGCGTGTTTTTCATCTGGCCGCCGAGTATGACCTGCCGGTGATGCTGCATTCCAACATCACCTCTAAGCGTGAGCGCAACCCGCTGTACTTGCAGGAAATTGAAGACCCACTGCGCAACCATCCACATGTGCGTTTTATCTGGGCGCATGCTGGCACCAGCATGGAAATTCATCGGCATCAGCAAAAATTGAAATTTCTCTTGCCGACGCTGCAGCGAATGATCGAGCAGTATCCCAATCTGTATATCGACCTGTCTTGGACCCTGCTCCAGCCTTACCTGCTGGATGCCGAGGGTAAGCCTGATCCGGCTTGGGTAAAATTGGTCAGCAGCTACCCGGCGCGGTTTATGTTGGGTTCTGATGTGGTTGGCCGCTTTAATGGCTTGGCCGAAAATATGACGGGCTTTAAGCCGTTTCTCGACGCCCTACCTGAGGATGTCGCCCAGCAGGTGGCGCGCGATAATTTCCTCGCCGTGCTGCCACGTAAGGTGCAGGCCGAGCTCGCAGAGTGA
- a CDS encoding anti-sigma factor — MITQQPAERRALIGEYVLGLLDEDDTAEVRELIEHDSDAAQMALQWQQHFLELSDQLPPQTPSAQLWQRLQDSLGLTPAISRVNSWRAWWQSLTTWRLTSAALAFGLIIAVLPDFWRTDTAANSFTVVLQAPGEAAKPGWVVHVDGAGSLRLQPLLDDQIPDDRSVQFWTLIDPAVGPRSLGLVEPGQPLQLSAEQIGAVQAGQLFELTLEPAGGSPKDRPTGKVLYIGRAVMASLN, encoded by the coding sequence ATGATTACGCAGCAACCTGCCGAACGCCGCGCATTGATCGGCGAATACGTCTTGGGCCTGCTCGATGAGGACGACACCGCTGAGGTGCGCGAGCTGATTGAACACGACAGCGACGCCGCGCAAATGGCCCTGCAGTGGCAGCAGCACTTTCTTGAGCTGAGTGACCAATTGCCGCCACAGACACCCTCAGCGCAATTGTGGCAACGCCTGCAGGACAGCCTCGGCCTGACGCCAGCCATCAGCCGCGTCAACAGCTGGCGAGCTTGGTGGCAAAGCCTGACCACCTGGCGGCTTACCAGCGCGGCCCTAGCCTTCGGCCTGATCATCGCCGTGCTGCCTGATTTTTGGCGCACTGATACTGCGGCCAACAGCTTCACCGTGGTGCTGCAGGCCCCAGGTGAAGCAGCCAAACCAGGCTGGGTGGTTCATGTTGATGGCGCTGGCAGCCTGCGGCTGCAGCCATTACTCGATGACCAGATCCCGGACGACCGCTCCGTGCAGTTCTGGACGCTGATTGATCCCGCTGTTGGTCCGCGTTCGTTGGGTCTGGTCGAGCCAGGTCAGCCGTTGCAATTGTCCGCCGAACAGATCGGCGCCGTGCAAGCGGGACAGCTGTTCGAGCTGACTCTGGAACCGGCTGGCGGCTCCCCAAAAGACCGACCCACTGGCAAGGTGCTGTATATCGGTCGCGCAGTGATGGCTTCGCTTAATTAA
- a CDS encoding DUF4394 domain-containing protein produces MNTLKTALTAAVATATLSLAAGNVSAATLLALGADGQLFKIDSASQKVTATMSASSPSPLRGLDVRPANGMLYALGSDNQLYTLDLTTGAASKVASLNKQLPGSGQAVIDFNPVADKMRMLAADGTNFRVNVETGEVVVDGSVNYDADGPHKDKSAQVVAGAYTNSYAGTQATALYNVDLASSSLMLQNPPNDGIQQVVGMVAEGLKNAAMDIASDGKGGNTAYLLTGTTLHTVDLASGMPTTLGDIAGLPGTIIDIAVLPGM; encoded by the coding sequence ATGAATACGCTAAAAACTGCACTGACTGCTGCCGTTGCCACCGCTACGCTGAGCCTCGCGGCTGGCAACGTCAGCGCCGCTACATTGCTGGCGCTGGGTGCCGATGGCCAGCTGTTTAAGATTGACAGCGCCAGCCAGAAAGTCACCGCGACCATGTCTGCCAGCAGCCCAAGCCCACTGCGCGGCTTGGATGTGCGCCCGGCCAACGGCATGCTCTATGCGCTCGGCAGTGACAATCAGCTCTACACCCTGGACCTGACCACTGGCGCAGCCAGCAAGGTCGCCAGCCTGAACAAGCAGCTACCGGGCAGCGGTCAGGCAGTTATCGACTTCAACCCGGTGGCTGACAAGATGCGCATGCTGGCGGCCGATGGCACCAATTTTCGCGTCAACGTCGAAACCGGCGAAGTGGTCGTCGACGGCTCCGTAAACTATGACGCCGATGGCCCGCATAAAGACAAAAGCGCTCAAGTAGTGGCTGGCGCTTACACCAATTCATACGCCGGTACTCAGGCCACTGCGTTATACAACGTCGATCTGGCCAGCAGCAGCCTGATGCTGCAAAACCCGCCGAACGATGGCATCCAGCAGGTAGTGGGTATGGTCGCCGAGGGTCTGAAGAACGCCGCGATGGACATTGCCAGCGACGGCAAAGGCGGCAACACCGCCTACCTGCTGACCGGCACCACGCTGCATACCGTGGACCTGGCCAGCGGTATGCCAACGACGCTGGGCGATATTGCTGGCCTGCCGGGCACTATCATTGATATCGCAGTACTGCCGGGCATGTAA
- a CDS encoding dienelactone hydrolase family protein, which translates to MSKKTLLPLICAGMLGVAQAAVVVEPVPYEIDGEAFEGLLVYDDAVTTARPGLVMVPNWMGVTENSAKKAAHVAGDQYVVFVADIYGKAIRPSNAGEAQAAATLVRADRALLRKRTQAAVDVLKAQAAEVALDASKLGAIGFCLGGTAVLELARSGADLKGFVSFHGNLDTPNPADAQNIKAPILVLHGADDPIVPQAQVDDFIAEMKAAKTDWQLVSYGGAVHSFTNPEANMPGNNHYNPLVATRAFKAMDDLFDETFAK; encoded by the coding sequence ATGTCTAAGAAAACCTTATTGCCCTTGATATGTGCCGGCATGCTGGGCGTCGCCCAAGCCGCAGTGGTGGTTGAGCCGGTGCCTTATGAAATTGACGGTGAAGCGTTCGAAGGCCTGCTTGTTTATGACGATGCAGTGACCACTGCACGCCCGGGTCTGGTGATGGTGCCTAACTGGATGGGCGTGACTGAAAATTCGGCGAAGAAAGCCGCGCATGTTGCCGGGGATCAATACGTGGTGTTTGTGGCCGACATCTACGGCAAGGCGATACGCCCAAGCAATGCCGGCGAAGCTCAGGCTGCCGCGACCTTAGTTCGCGCTGACCGTGCGCTGCTGCGTAAACGCACCCAGGCCGCTGTAGACGTGCTTAAAGCGCAAGCCGCCGAGGTCGCGCTGGATGCCAGCAAGCTGGGCGCAATTGGCTTCTGTTTGGGTGGCACAGCGGTGCTGGAATTGGCCCGCTCTGGCGCTGACCTAAAAGGGTTTGTGTCATTCCATGGCAACTTGGACACCCCTAATCCTGCTGATGCGCAGAACATCAAAGCGCCGATCTTAGTCTTGCATGGCGCCGATGATCCGATCGTGCCGCAGGCGCAAGTCGATGACTTTATCGCCGAAATGAAGGCTGCTAAAACCGATTGGCAGCTGGTCAGCTACGGTGGCGCGGTGCATTCCTTCACTAACCCAGAGGCGAATATGCCGGGCAACAACCACTACAACCCGCTGGTGGCAACCCGCGCGTTCAAGGCAATGGATGATCTGTTCGATGAAACCTTTGCCAAGTAA
- a CDS encoding sigma-70 family RNA polymerase sigma factor has protein sequence MAQPLFDYESHLEACAQQDERAFQALYQQEAAQMLGLAITLLGRRDQAEDCMHDAFVQIWRNAQRFQRALGSGRAWIYSILRYRALNQLRSRGRTVELDDDFIERAADDSPQAAELLEQQGEHRALRRCLQGIERNRRHPILLAFYHGLTHEQIANRLTTPLGTIKGRIRAGLRALQECLHT, from the coding sequence ATGGCGCAGCCGTTGTTTGATTACGAAAGCCATCTTGAGGCCTGTGCTCAGCAGGACGAACGCGCATTCCAGGCGCTCTACCAACAGGAAGCTGCGCAAATGCTCGGGTTGGCCATCACCTTGCTCGGCCGCCGTGATCAGGCTGAAGACTGTATGCACGATGCGTTTGTGCAGATCTGGCGTAACGCCCAGCGCTTTCAGCGGGCACTTGGTAGCGGTCGTGCGTGGATCTACAGCATCCTGCGCTACCGCGCGCTGAACCAGCTACGCAGCCGGGGGCGCACGGTGGAACTGGATGACGACTTTATCGAACGCGCCGCCGATGACAGCCCGCAGGCCGCCGAACTGCTGGAACAACAAGGCGAACATCGAGCGCTACGCCGCTGCCTGCAGGGCATCGAACGCAATCGCCGTCACCCAATCCTGCTGGCCTTCTATCACGGCCTGACCCATGAACAAATCGCCAACCGCCTGACCACCCCGCTTGGCACTATTAAAGGCCGTATCCGCGCCGGCTTACGCGCACTGCAGGAGTGCTTGCACACATGA